One Prosthecobacter vanneervenii genomic window carries:
- the proS gene encoding proline--tRNA ligase, translating into MSNATAITPTRAQDFPEWYQQVVRAADMAENSEVRGCMVIKPWGYGLWESIQRQLDAKFKATGHVNAYFPLLIPLSYLEKEAQHAEGFATECAVVTHHRLEAQKQPDGTTKMIPTGELAEPFVIRPTSETIIGAAFARWVESYRDLPLLINQWCNVMRWEMRPRLFLRTAEFLWQEGHTAHETEEEAIVETRTMHKVYEEFLRDHLAIPVIPGEKTERERFPGAVQTFTVEAMVQDKKAIQAGTSHYLGQNFSKAANIQFLGRDNTRQLAYTTSWGVSTRMIGTLIMAHGDDDGVIIPPRVAPTQIVILPVTPKPDTRQEVIDACEALAQTLRTQTFAGEPLRVHVDKRDLQGGAKNWEWIKKGVPMRLEMGPRDITSRSVAVCRRDQGPKAKEFVPKEDLIQSVTERLQEIQDALLARATALRDANMKKLETLEEFKAFFAEGSEGGFALMHWAGSSEEEETLSKDMKVTIRCIPHGDQFAEEGKCFLTGKPSTRRVVFARSY; encoded by the coding sequence ATGAGCAACGCCACCGCCATCACCCCCACACGTGCCCAAGACTTTCCCGAATGGTACCAGCAGGTCGTTCGTGCCGCCGACATGGCGGAGAACTCCGAGGTGCGCGGCTGCATGGTCATCAAGCCCTGGGGCTACGGCCTGTGGGAAAGCATTCAGCGCCAGCTCGATGCCAAGTTCAAGGCCACCGGCCATGTGAACGCCTACTTCCCCCTCCTCATCCCCCTGAGCTACCTGGAAAAAGAAGCGCAGCATGCGGAAGGCTTCGCCACGGAGTGCGCTGTCGTCACGCATCATCGCCTGGAGGCGCAGAAGCAGCCGGACGGCACCACCAAGATGATCCCCACCGGCGAACTGGCCGAGCCCTTCGTGATTCGCCCGACTTCCGAGACAATTATCGGTGCTGCTTTCGCCCGCTGGGTGGAAAGCTACCGCGACCTGCCGCTGCTGATCAACCAGTGGTGCAACGTCATGCGCTGGGAGATGCGCCCGCGCCTGTTCCTGCGCACCGCCGAATTCCTCTGGCAGGAAGGCCACACCGCGCATGAGACGGAAGAAGAGGCCATCGTGGAAACCCGCACCATGCACAAGGTGTATGAGGAATTCCTGCGCGATCATCTGGCCATCCCGGTGATCCCTGGCGAAAAGACGGAGCGCGAGCGCTTCCCCGGTGCGGTGCAGACCTTCACCGTCGAAGCCATGGTGCAGGACAAGAAGGCCATCCAGGCCGGCACCTCCCACTACCTGGGGCAGAATTTCTCCAAGGCCGCGAACATCCAGTTCCTCGGCCGCGACAACACCCGCCAGCTTGCCTACACCACGAGCTGGGGCGTGAGCACCCGCATGATCGGCACGCTGATCATGGCGCATGGCGACGACGACGGCGTGATCATCCCACCACGTGTGGCCCCCACGCAGATCGTCATCCTGCCTGTGACTCCGAAGCCCGACACGCGTCAGGAAGTCATCGACGCCTGCGAGGCGCTGGCGCAGACGCTGCGCACACAGACCTTTGCCGGCGAGCCGCTGCGCGTGCACGTGGACAAACGCGACCTGCAGGGCGGCGCGAAGAACTGGGAATGGATCAAGAAGGGCGTGCCGATGCGCCTGGAAATGGGACCGCGCGACATCACCAGCCGCAGCGTGGCCGTGTGCCGCCGCGACCAGGGACCGAAGGCCAAGGAATTTGTGCCCAAGGAAGACCTCATCCAGTCCGTGACCGAGCGCCTGCAGGAGATCCAGGACGCCCTGCTCGCACGCGCCACCGCGCTGCGGGATGCCAACATGAAGAAGCTGGAGACGCTGGAGGAGTTCAAAGCCTTCTTTGCCGAAGGCTCCGAAGGCGGCTTTGCACTCATGCACTGGGCTGGCAGCAGCGAGGAAGAAGAGACTCTCAGCAAGGACATGAAGGTCACCATCCGCTGCATCCCGCACGGCGATCAGTTTGCCGAAGAAGGAAAATGCTTCCTCACCGGCAAGCCCAGCACCCGCCGCGTGGTGTTTGCGCGGAGTTATTGA
- a CDS encoding beta-propeller domain-containing protein, with protein sequence MTTLRLLAAFLALVSSAAAAHPFLCCDYGGGKVCVVSAEGKIEWQWDCKAPQDCWKLPNGNYLFCFVSGALEVTPDKKVVWEYKAPTDVKVEVHACQPLPDGKVMLVECGTSRIIEVDRAGKVAKEIKLSTAPEIKLHNQFRGTRKLANGHYLVTFKGEGKIVELDGEGKVLRQIKVPGDPHEVVPLPEGHLLITCGDGHQVREIDAKENIVWELGENDIPGYTLRLMAGCQRLPNGNTVFCVYLGHGHIGEQAQVIEVTRDKKIVWSVADHTQFKTINQIMLLDVPGDVAKGEILR encoded by the coding sequence ATGACCACGCTCCGACTTCTCGCCGCTTTCCTCGCCCTCGTCTCCTCCGCTGCTGCGGCGCATCCGTTTCTCTGCTGCGACTATGGCGGCGGCAAGGTGTGTGTGGTTTCCGCTGAAGGAAAAATCGAGTGGCAGTGGGACTGCAAAGCCCCGCAGGACTGCTGGAAGCTGCCGAATGGAAATTACCTCTTCTGCTTTGTCAGCGGCGCGCTGGAGGTGACGCCTGACAAGAAGGTCGTCTGGGAGTACAAGGCTCCCACGGATGTGAAGGTGGAGGTGCATGCCTGCCAGCCGCTGCCGGATGGCAAGGTGATGTTGGTGGAATGCGGAACCAGCCGCATCATCGAGGTGGATCGCGCAGGCAAGGTCGCCAAGGAGATCAAGCTGAGCACCGCGCCGGAGATCAAGCTGCACAACCAGTTCCGTGGCACGCGCAAGCTGGCCAACGGCCACTACCTCGTGACCTTCAAAGGCGAGGGCAAAATCGTCGAGCTGGATGGCGAGGGCAAAGTGCTGCGCCAGATCAAGGTGCCCGGAGATCCGCATGAGGTCGTGCCGCTGCCGGAGGGTCACCTGCTCATCACCTGCGGCGACGGCCACCAGGTGCGCGAGATTGATGCCAAAGAGAACATCGTGTGGGAGCTCGGAGAAAACGACATCCCCGGCTACACCCTGCGCCTCATGGCTGGCTGCCAGCGCCTGCCGAATGGCAACACTGTCTTCTGCGTCTATCTCGGCCACGGCCACATCGGCGAGCAGGCCCAGGTCATCGAAGTCACGCGAGACAAGAAGATCGTCTGGAGCGTGGCTGACCACACGCAGTTCAAGACCATCAATCAGATCATGCTGCTGGACGTGCCCGGAGATGTGGCGAAGGGCGAGATTCTGCGCTGA